A portion of the Stella humosa genome contains these proteins:
- a CDS encoding carbohydrate ABC transporter permease yields MRRIDVHVHGWLLLLPAIAFLALFTHWPAVATLVDSFYSTPRGSRPARFIGTDNYAVMLDDPVFWQSVVNNLWFALGTIPVSIALAMVMALWVNDRLAGRTWLRTAFFTPTVLPMIAVANIWLFFYTPQYGLLEQVTGLFGLPSHNWLGSRDTALACVILVAIWKEAGFFMIFYLAALQQIPPSLAEAAALEGASRHYYLRRVVLPLLMPTTMFVLINAVINSFRLVDHIIVMTRGGPDNVTSLLLFYIYEVGFKFWDTSYAAALTMVLVVVLGLVALAQYAFLEKRTHYQ; encoded by the coding sequence ATGCGACGCATAGACGTCCATGTCCATGGCTGGCTGCTGCTGTTGCCGGCGATCGCCTTCCTGGCGCTGTTCACCCACTGGCCGGCCGTGGCGACCCTGGTCGACAGCTTCTACTCTACGCCGCGCGGCAGCCGCCCTGCCCGCTTCATCGGTACCGACAACTACGCCGTGATGCTCGACGACCCGGTCTTCTGGCAGTCGGTCGTGAACAACCTGTGGTTCGCGCTCGGCACCATCCCGGTCTCGATCGCGCTCGCCATGGTGATGGCGCTCTGGGTGAACGACCGCCTGGCCGGGCGGACCTGGCTGCGCACCGCCTTCTTCACGCCGACCGTGCTGCCGATGATCGCGGTCGCCAATATCTGGCTGTTCTTCTACACGCCCCAGTATGGCCTGCTGGAGCAGGTGACGGGCCTGTTCGGCCTGCCCTCGCACAACTGGCTCGGCAGCCGCGACACGGCGCTCGCCTGCGTCATCCTGGTGGCGATCTGGAAGGAAGCCGGCTTCTTCATGATCTTCTACCTGGCCGCCCTGCAGCAGATCCCGCCCAGCCTGGCCGAGGCAGCCGCGCTGGAGGGTGCGTCGCGCCACTACTACCTGCGCCGGGTGGTGCTGCCGCTCTTGATGCCGACGACGATGTTCGTGCTGATCAACGCCGTCATCAACTCGTTCCGGCTGGTCGACCACATCATCGTCATGACCCGCGGCGGGCCGGACAACGTCACCTCGCTGCTGCTCTTCTATATCTACGAGGTCGGCTTCAAGTTCTGGGACACCAGCTATGCCGCGGCCCTCACCATGGTCCTTGTGGTGGTGCTGGGCCTGGTGGCGCTGGCGCAGTACGCCTTCCTCGAGAAGCGGACCCACTATCAATGA
- a CDS encoding ABC transporter substrate-binding protein has translation MSTLTQILRTTGLAAAVAVMSTAAHAQTVEVPFYFPVAVGGPITKLIDQYATEFSKEHPSIKVTPIYAGTYQETIVKALTAHKSGTPPVTSVLLSTDMFTLIDEDAIVPIDGFVKTDADRAWLKSFFPAFMTNSQTDGKTWGVPFQRSTVVLYWNKEAFKEAGLDPNKPPTTWDEQIEFAKKLTKRDASGNVTQWGMQVPSSGFPYWLFQGFTTQAGAELMNQAGDTTFYDKPEVVQALQYWVDLSTKHKVMAPGVIEWGTTPKDFFERKTAMMWTTTGNLTNVRANAKFDFGVAMLPAGKRLGSPTGGGNFYIFKKSTPAQQEAAATFIKWITTPERAAQWGIDTGYVAVRPDSWETPAMKKYVEGFPAAAVARDQLPHAVAELSTHENQRVTKALNDGLQAALTGAKTPEQAMKDAQAEAARILRPYKK, from the coding sequence ATGTCGACGCTGACGCAGATTCTGAGGACCACCGGCCTGGCCGCGGCCGTGGCCGTGATGTCCACCGCGGCCCACGCCCAGACGGTCGAGGTGCCGTTCTATTTCCCGGTCGCCGTGGGCGGGCCGATCACCAAGCTGATCGACCAGTACGCGACCGAGTTCTCGAAGGAGCACCCGTCGATCAAGGTGACGCCGATCTATGCCGGCACCTACCAGGAGACGATCGTCAAGGCGCTGACCGCCCACAAGAGCGGCACGCCGCCCGTCACTTCGGTGCTGCTGTCGACCGACATGTTCACGCTGATCGACGAGGACGCGATCGTGCCGATCGACGGCTTCGTGAAGACCGACGCCGACCGCGCCTGGCTCAAGAGCTTCTTCCCGGCCTTCATGACCAACAGCCAGACCGACGGCAAAACCTGGGGCGTGCCGTTCCAGCGCTCGACCGTCGTGCTGTACTGGAACAAGGAGGCGTTCAAGGAGGCCGGCCTCGATCCCAACAAGCCGCCCACCACCTGGGACGAGCAGATCGAGTTCGCGAAGAAGCTGACCAAGCGCGATGCGTCGGGCAATGTCACCCAGTGGGGCATGCAGGTGCCGTCCTCGGGCTTCCCCTACTGGCTGTTCCAGGGCTTCACGACCCAGGCTGGGGCCGAGCTGATGAACCAGGCCGGCGACACCACCTTCTACGACAAGCCCGAGGTGGTGCAGGCGCTGCAATACTGGGTCGACCTGTCGACCAAGCACAAGGTGATGGCGCCCGGCGTGATCGAGTGGGGCACCACGCCCAAGGATTTCTTCGAGCGCAAGACGGCGATGATGTGGACGACGACGGGCAACCTGACCAACGTCCGCGCCAACGCCAAGTTCGACTTCGGCGTCGCCATGCTGCCGGCCGGCAAGCGGCTGGGCAGCCCGACCGGCGGCGGCAACTTCTACATCTTCAAGAAAAGCACGCCGGCTCAGCAGGAGGCCGCCGCCACCTTCATCAAGTGGATCACCACGCCGGAGCGCGCGGCCCAGTGGGGCATCGACACCGGCTATGTCGCCGTCCGCCCGGATTCGTGGGAGACGCCGGCCATGAAGAAGTATGTCGAGGGCTTCCCGGCCGCGGCCGTCGCCCGCGACCAGCTTCCCCATGCGGTGGCCGAACTGTCGACGCATGAGAACCAGCGCGTGACCAAGGCGCTGAACGACGGCTTGCAGGCGGCCCTGACCGGCGCCAAGACGCCCGAGCAGGCGATGAAGGATGCCCAGGCCGAGGCCGCCCGCATCCTGCGTCCCTATAAGAAGTAG
- a CDS encoding carbohydrate ABC transporter permease: MSADTRLSPFEPAGIGRWLETAAAWTLAILWALPLVYAVWTAFHPAEFSTRFDLTAPLTLQNFANAWNAAPFARYFANTVALVTLILVSQFVLCTLAAYAFARYRFFGADIAFFLVLMQLLIMPDILIVENYRTMARLGVLDSIPAIALPYVASAFGIFLLRQTFKTVPRELDEAARVEGAGSLRILLRVYVPLAKPIYLAYGLVSVSHHWNNFLWPLIVTNSVGSRPLTVGLQIFSSTDQGIDWSIITAATLITSGPLLLAFLLFQRQFVQSFMRAGIR; the protein is encoded by the coding sequence ATGAGTGCGGATACCCGCCTATCGCCGTTCGAGCCGGCCGGCATCGGCCGCTGGCTGGAGACCGCGGCTGCCTGGACGCTGGCCATCCTGTGGGCGCTGCCGCTCGTATATGCTGTCTGGACCGCCTTCCACCCGGCCGAGTTCTCGACCCGGTTCGACCTGACGGCGCCGCTGACCCTGCAGAACTTCGCCAACGCCTGGAACGCCGCACCCTTCGCGCGCTACTTCGCCAACACGGTGGCGCTGGTCACGCTGATCCTGGTCAGCCAGTTCGTGCTGTGCACGCTGGCCGCCTATGCCTTTGCCCGCTACCGCTTCTTCGGCGCCGACATCGCCTTCTTCCTGGTGCTGATGCAGTTGCTGATCATGCCGGACATCCTGATCGTCGAGAACTACCGGACCATGGCCCGGCTGGGCGTGCTCGATTCGATCCCGGCCATCGCCCTGCCCTACGTCGCCTCGGCCTTCGGCATCTTCCTGTTGCGCCAGACCTTCAAGACCGTTCCGCGCGAGCTGGACGAGGCCGCCCGCGTCGAGGGCGCCGGCAGCCTGCGCATCCTGCTCCGGGTCTATGTGCCGCTGGCCAAGCCCATCTACCTCGCCTATGGCCTGGTCTCGGTCAGCCACCACTGGAACAACTTCCTGTGGCCGCTGATCGTCACCAACTCGGTCGGCTCGCGCCCGTTGACGGTGGGGTTGCAGATATTCTCGTCGACCGACCAGGGCATCGACTGGTCGATCATCACCGCCGCCACGCTGATCACGTCGGGCCCGCTGCTGCTGGCCTTCCTGCTGTTCCAGCGCCAGTTCGTGCAGAGCTTCATGCGGGCGGGAATCCGCTAG
- a CDS encoding ABC transporter ATP-binding protein gives MAAIVLTNVSKDWGETRVLDDVSFAADEGSLVVLLGPSGCGKSTTLRLIAGLDQVSSGTITIAGRDVTALKPGQRSVAMVFQSYALFPHLTVRENIVFGLKARKVPAADRERRLARAADVLGLAALLERKPSQLSGGQQQRVALGRAIVAESPVCLMDEPLSNLDAQLRGDMRREIRALQQRLGMTMVYVTHDQVEAMTMADRVILMERGRIAQNGPPEELYARPRTVFAARFIGTPPMNVVDAARLSIPSPRPGALLGVRPENVAVAAEGLPARVVTVEYLGADSLVETEAAGEKIFAKVEGKSALKPGDTVHLAWVDGDCHWFDAKTGERLQ, from the coding sequence TTGGCTGCGATCGTCTTGACCAACGTCTCCAAGGACTGGGGGGAGACGCGCGTGCTGGACGACGTGTCGTTCGCCGCCGACGAGGGGTCGCTGGTGGTGCTGCTGGGGCCATCCGGCTGCGGCAAGTCGACGACGCTGCGACTGATCGCGGGGCTGGACCAGGTCTCGTCGGGCACCATCACCATCGCCGGGCGCGACGTGACCGCCCTCAAGCCCGGGCAGCGCAGCGTCGCCATGGTGTTCCAGTCCTATGCCCTTTTCCCGCACCTGACGGTGCGCGAGAACATCGTATTCGGGCTGAAGGCGCGAAAGGTGCCGGCAGCCGACCGCGAGCGGCGGCTGGCGCGGGCGGCCGACGTGCTGGGGCTGGCAGCCCTACTGGAGCGCAAGCCCTCGCAGCTTTCGGGCGGGCAGCAGCAGCGGGTGGCACTGGGCCGGGCGATCGTCGCCGAATCCCCGGTCTGCCTGATGGACGAACCCCTTTCCAACCTCGACGCGCAGCTACGCGGCGACATGCGGCGCGAGATCCGCGCGCTCCAGCAGCGGCTGGGCATGACCATGGTCTATGTCACCCACGACCAGGTCGAGGCGATGACGATGGCCGACCGGGTGATCCTGATGGAGCGCGGCCGCATCGCCCAGAACGGCCCGCCCGAGGAGCTCTATGCCCGGCCCCGCACGGTGTTCGCCGCCCGCTTCATCGGCACGCCGCCGATGAACGTGGTCGATGCCGCCCGCCTGTCGATCCCCTCGCCGCGGCCGGGCGCACTCCTGGGCGTGCGGCCGGAGAATGTCGCGGTTGCGGCCGAGGGGCTGCCGGCGCGGGTGGTGACGGTGGAGTATCTGGGCGCCGACAGCCTGGTCGAGACCGAGGCGGCGGGCGAGAAGATCTTCGCCAAGGTCGAGGGCAAGTCGGCGCTGAAACCCGGCGACACGGTGCACCTCGCCTGGGTCGACGGCGATTGTCACTGGTTCGACGCGAAAACGGGCGAACGCCTGCAATAG
- a CDS encoding EF-hand domain-containing protein: MLAVVLTMIGMGAASAADGQALRQMFRQADRNGDRALQFTEIQAARAALFDRMDTNGNGLLESTEVEAARGMQQGRRIPAASLEDLAAQAARMDRNGDGRIAREEFALFIPERLLRADANGDRSLSLAELRALRRQ, from the coding sequence ATGCTTGCGGTCGTGCTGACCATGATCGGCATGGGGGCCGCCTCTGCGGCGGACGGGCAGGCGTTGCGGCAGATGTTCCGGCAGGCGGACCGCAACGGCGACCGCGCCCTGCAGTTCACCGAGATCCAGGCCGCGCGTGCGGCACTGTTCGACCGGATGGACACCAACGGCAACGGGCTGCTCGAATCGACCGAAGTCGAGGCGGCCCGCGGCATGCAGCAAGGCCGCAGGATCCCCGCCGCTTCGCTGGAGGATCTGGCAGCCCAGGCCGCCCGGATGGACCGGAACGGCGACGGCCGGATCGCGCGCGAGGAGTTCGCGCTCTTCATTCCCGAGCGCCTGCTGCGGGCCGACGCCAACGGCGACCGCTCCCTTTCGCTGGCCGAGCTGCGCGCCCTGCGCCGCCAGTGA